CCAGGCACAATTTTAATTTTCAATCTAAATGTCTCGACCACATGCAGGACAAACGACTTCACCATGCTTTgagagaaatccagagcaaaccaAGGAACTGGCACAGTTCTTGCATTTGGAGCAGTTATTGTGACATTGGCAGTTCTCAAATGAGATGTACTTTGAGGTTCCAAGACCTGCAAAGACAAGAACAGAGGAGGTATTCTCATTTTGGCATGTTCATGAGATTGCAAATTTGATTTTTGTttaataaacacacacaaaatgctggaggagctcagcaggacaggcagcatctatggagaggaataaacagttgaagtttagACTGGACAAACTGAGGGCTtataggtggaactgagaaataagaaaggtatctcacacacacacagcatctgcaaatgttctcttgtttgtaataacAAAGGTATGAGCACATTAATGGGGCTGTATTATaggccacccaacagtccatgggatttagagaaacaaacttgtagagagattgcaggcaGACTGTTGAAAGAAACATACCGTAGGTTGTTATAGTAGCAAATTTTAATTTtcaacatattgactgggactcccatattgtaaaaggactagatgggatagagtttgtcaaatgtgttcaggaaagcttccttaATCAGCATGAAGAAGTCCGAATGAAAGAGTGTGCAATAtgggatctgctattagggaatgagactggGCAGGAGACAGGAGTTTGTGTGAGGGAAcagtttgcatccagtgaccacagtgacattagtttcaaagtaaatctgGAAAAAGATATGTCTGGTCTGTGGATTGAGATTGTAAactagagaaaggccaattttgatggtatcagaaagaatctggcaagtgtggattggggcaggctgttttctggcaagggtgaagctggtaagtgggaggcctttaaaaatgaaatttttagattacaaagcttgtatgtgcccgtcagaataaaaggcagggGTAGCAGTTTTAGGGAACCTTgcttttcgagagatattgaactcctggttaagaaaaaaaaggaggtgcatagtaggtgcaggcaggtaggaacaaatgaggtgcttatggagtataaaaatgcaagagaacacttaagaaagaaatcaggagggctaacaaAAAGCGTGAGGATGCTGTGGCAGACAAGCTGAAGGGGAACCCTAAGGAATTCTACAGGTGTGTTCAGAGCAAAAGGATCACAAGAGACATAATCGGTCCTGCAGAAGACCAGAATAGTAGTCGATGCATGGAGCCAAGAGAAATGGCAGAGATCTCAAATGGACTTCTGCAGGAGGTGGATACAGAgtgtatagaagtgaggcaaagcagcagcaaggtacacacacacatctgcagattttctcttgtaggttatggaccatatacagattagaccataagacaaaggaacagaagtcggccatttggcccatcgagtctgctctgccattttatcatgagctgatccattctcccatttagtcccactcccccgccttctcaccataacttttgatgccctggctactcagatacctatcaatctctgccttaaatacacccaatgacttggcctccactgctgcccgtggcaacaaattccatagattcaccaccctctggctaaaaaaatttctttgcatctctgttctgaatgggcgcccttcaatccttaaagtcatgccctctcgtactagactcccccatcatgggaaacaactttgccacatccactctgtccatgcctttcaacattcgaaatgtttctatgaggtctcccctcattcttctaaactccaaggaatacagtccaagagcagacaaatgttcctcatatgttaaccctctcattcccagaatcattctagtgaatcattCTGTAGCCgctcagattacagaggaagaggtctTTGGTTTCTTGAGGGAGATCCTAGGGTttgacaaggtgttctctcagTCCCcttgggaggcaagtgcagaaactgcaggggccctagcagagatactgtGTTTAACTCATCCATAGCGACAGGTGATGtagcagaggattggaggataactaattttgttctgctgtttaaggctgtaaaaataaaccggaaaattataggccagtaagcctgatATCAATAGTGGAAAAGTAATTGAAAggcattctaagggaccggacATATGAGTAATTGGATAAACAGGGATTGAttcgggatagtcagcatagctttgagcGTGGTAGGTCatttctaaccaatcttatagaattttttgaggatgttaccaggaaagatgATGTAGGCAagacagtagatgttgtctacatggactttagcatggcatttgacaaggtcctgtatgggaggttggtcaagaaggctctGTGGATTGGCATTCAAAgttaggtagtaaattggattagatattggcttagtgggaaaagccagagagtgggagtagagggttgtctctctgattggaggcttgTGGCTAATGGTGCACTGCAGGGATAGATGTTGGGTTCTTTGTTCTTTGTCATCTCTATctggatctggatgataatgtggttaactggatcggcaaacttgcagatgacacccaagactgggggtgtagagtcttgcagagggatctgcatcagctgaaatatggcagatggaatttaatgcagacaagtgtgaggtgttgcactttaagAAGaacaaccagagtaggtcttacacagtgagcagtaggacaTTGTAGAGCAAAagcatctgggaatacagatctgtaattccttgaaagtggtgtcacaggtagatagggttgttgaggaagcttttggcatattgacctttataaatcagaagtactgagtacaggagatgggatgttatgctgatgtTGAACAAGacatcggtgaggcctaattgggagtattgtgtgcagttttggaaaagatgtaaataagtttgaaagagtacaaagaaaatttacaaagacgtTGCCAGAACTGGAGGATCTAAGTTATATAAAAAAGACAGAATAGGTGAGAAATGTATTCCCGAGTAAGTAGAAGACAGATGGGatacttgatagagatatacaaaattatgagggggtatagataggatgaatgcaaggaaggtttttccactgaagttgggtggaactacaaccaggggtcatgggttaagggtgaaaggtaaaatgttttaggggaacatgaggggaaacttcttcactcagaaggtgatgagagtgtggaatgagctgccagcacaagtggtgaatgcaggttcaatttcaacactttagcgaagtttggataggtacatggaaggagtggtatggagggcgatggtccaggtgcaggcagtttaaatggattggcatggactagatgggctgaaggacctgcttctgtgctgtagtgttctttgaTTCTATGagtagttttgtgccccttatctgataaggatgtgctgacattggagaggatccagaggagtttcacaagagtAATCATGGGAACGAAAGAGTTAATgtgtaaggagtgtttgatggctctgggtctgtgcacactggagtttaaaaaaatgagggggaacttattgatacctatcaaatattgaaagaccgagATAGAGTGGCAcaccccaggggtgtgtgcttagcccactgctctactctctctatacccatgactgtgtggctaggcattgctcaaataccatctataaatttgctgatgttacaaccattgttggtagaatctcagatggagatgagagggcgtacaggagtgagatatgccaagtagtggagtggtgtcgcagcaacaacctggcactcaacgtcagtaagacgagagagcagattgtggacttcaggaagggtaagacaaaggaacacataccaaaactcatagagggatcagaagtggagagagtgagcagcttcaagttcctgggtgtcaagatctctgaggatctaacctggtcccaacatattgatgtagttataaagaaggcaagacagcagctatactttattaggagtttgaagagatttggcatgtcaacagatacactcaaaaacttctatagttgtaccatggagagcattctgacaggctgcatccctgtctggtatggagagggtgctgcacaggaccaaaagaagctgcagaaggttgtaaatctagtcagctccatcttgggtactagcctacaaagtacccaggacatcttcagggagcggtgtctcagaaaggcagcgttcattattaaggacctccaacacccagggcatgcccttttctcactgtgaccatcaggtaggaggtgcagaagcctgaaacatacactcagtgattcaggaacagcttcccctctgctatccgattcctaaatggccattgaggttttggacactatctcacttttttttaatacagtatacagtatttctgtttttgcatatttttaaaaatccattcgatatacataattgatttacttgtttatttattatgttttattttatttattaatattaatatttttttctctgctagcttatgtattgtattgaactgctgctgctaagctaacaaatttcacgtcacatgctagtgataataaacctgattctgattctgatatggagaggatgtttcctgtggttgtggggtggggggggggggtgcatctTGAGCCAGAACGGACAACTTCAAAATACAAgattgtcctttcagaacagagatgaagagatgaggaggaatttctttagccagaggggtggtgaatctgtggaattctttgccacagacggttgtgcagaccaattcattgggtatatttaaaggtgacgctgatagattcttgattagtcagggcatcaaaggttaagcggaaaaggcaggagaatggggttgagagggataataaatcaaccatgatggaatggcagaaatgactcaatggactgaatggtttaattctgcctCTATGTCTTACGGTGTTATTTTAGTACAGTTCTGAGGGACCAACATGTTGTCACATAGCAGTTTTTGCTTAAGTACTCAATATAACAATTTTGTACATATTTTAtatttgggtctttattctttggagtgtagaaggttgagggcggacttgatagaggtgtttaaaattatgagggggatagacagagttgacgtggataggctttttccattgagagtgggggagattgaaacaagaggacatgagttgagagttaaagggcaaaagtttaggggtaacatgagggggaacttctttactcagagagtggtagctgtgtggaacgagcttccagcagaagtggttgaggcaggttcgatgttgtcgtttaaagttaaattggacaactatatggacaggaaaggaagggagggttatgggctgagtgcaggtcggtgggactaggcacggactagaagggccaagatggcctgtttccgtgctgtaattgttatatggtttatatggttTATATTCATAGAATCACACTCTTACTCACCAGCAATTGCTTGGGAACAGGCAACGCACTTCTTGGTGTAGAGTTTGGTGAAACAATCCAGGCAATAAGGGAAGTCATCCCTTGAGGTGAAGCGGTTCCCCGCCAGCTGCATTTTGCATCCAGTACACAGCAGGCATTTCCTGTGCCATGGGCGGTCATGGTAACTCACACCTCCAGTCATTATTGGCTGAAGAACATAGATGAACACAAAactaaactcagtggccactgtattatgtacaatgtacacctactcattaatgcaaatatccaatcagtcaatcatatagcagcaactcaatgcacaaaagcatgcagacatggtcaagagggtcagctgttgttctgaccaaacatcagaatggggaagaaacatgatctaagcaactttgatggtggaatgattgttggtgtcagatggggtggtttgagtatctcagaaactgctgatctcttggaattttcacacataacCATCTCTAGagatcacagagaatggtgtgaaaaacaaaaaatatccagtgaacggcagatctgtgggcaaaaatgccttgttaatgagagaggtcagaggagaatggccaaacattcaagctgacaggaaggaacaataacccaaataaccacacattataacagtggtgtgcagaagagcatctctgaatgcacaacatgttcaACTTTGAAGTAGATTGGCTACAGCAGCCGAAGACCACACTCCTGTATCTAAAAAAAAAGCGGTGAGTGAGTTTAGAATGTGTTAATACTTTGTGGGAAGTTTTCATAGCTTGtcctttttatttttaaagacCTGCTCCCATGGCGTGGTGGGATCTGCTCCAGTGACACGGTGTGTGCATAGCAACAATTGGTAATTCGTTCATCTCTGGGTTGCAGGATTTTTTGTTCAAGCTTAGTCCTGGGTGTAAGTTGGAAAATGATAGCCTCCCCCAAATGCTATTCTGATGGAATTGTGCATAATCAGAAGTTTGTTTTTGAATCTCATATTAAATGAAGACACCTTTAATGAAACCTAATAAATGCTAATGATCCCTCTGCAGTTCCCTCCTGTAAAttgtgaacacaagagattctgcagacactgaaaatcttgaacaacacatacaaagttCTAGAGTAACTCAGTACATCAGcatcaagcagtatctatagtggggaataaacagtcagccaTAAGACAGggttaggccaatcagcccatcaagtctgttccaccagtcTATGATAGgcgatttattatctctctgaaCACCATTCTCCCACATTCTTgccttgacatccttactaatcaagaacctatcaatcttcactttcaatatacccaaagacttggcctctgtggctgtctgtggcaatgaattccacagattcaccaccctctggctaaagaaaatcctccacaCCTCTGTTCAACGACATCCTCAGATTAAAAAGAAGGTAATGACCACATTTAACAGAACTCTGTACCTTCTTGCAGGACGAGCAGGAGTGTGCAAACTGCTTCTCATAGCAGGATACGCAGTAGCTATTATTTTCCTTAGTAATAAAAGTCCTGGTTCCTATTGACTGCCGGCAGCGTTCACAGACAAAGCATGCTTCATGCCAGATGTTTCCCTTGTATTCCACTTTACGAGACCCTGTCATTAAAACAGAATTCAGAATGCACCGTGCTTTCAGAatgcggatgctggaatctggagcaacttaCAGAGCGTTGAATTCAGAATTCAAATTTGTTTACTGTCATTTCCAGTTCACAagcataaaggagaacaaaataatttttactctggataggatgcagcacaaaagaataacacacaataagataaagaacacaatcataacaaaaacacaataaatataaatacgtcaGATAGTTAATTAGATTGATTGcacgtccataaagtgatgcgggcacaggaatgtctgtacataaggtgaattCAAAGCTCACTCTGATATGCATGGCGTAACATGAATGAATATGTGTGCCACGCATCGACAAGCTGAAAGTTAATGAGGAATACTGCCCACTTGTGATTCACTGATTCATCACTCCACACATGTAATATCAGGGTGAAGGGAGATAACTAAAAAATTGAGTTTCTGTTAGTAATGAAGAGCAAGAAGCATACTTCTGATCTCAGGAACTGAAAATTATttagtatttatttagagatacagtgcagaataggctcttaCAGCCCAACGAGCCCTACCACCCAGCAACTTAATACgcgatctaggtgttcttgtacatcagtcactgaaagcaagcatgcaggtacagcaggcagtgcagaaagctaatggcatgctggccttcataacaaggggaattgagtataggagcaaagaggtccttctgcagctgtacaggaccctggtgagaccacacctggagtactgtgtgcagttttggtctccaaatttgaggaagggcattcttgctattgagggagtgcagcgtaggttcacaaggttaatttccgggatggcaggactgtcatatgttgaaagattggagtgactgggcttgtatactctggaatttagaaggatgaggggatctgattgaaacatataagattattaagggattggacatgctgcaggcaggaagcatattcccgctgatgggtgagtccagaaccagaggccacagtttaaaaataaggggttggccatttaggacagagttgaggaaaaactttttcacccagagagtggtggatatatggaatgctctgccccagaaggctgtggaggccaagtctctggatgctttcaagaaagagatggatagagctcctaaagatagaggaatcaaaggttatggggataaggcaggaactggatactgattgtggatgatcagccatgatcacagtgaatggcgctgctggctcgaagggccgaacagcctactcctgcacctattgtctattgtccattgagcctagtcacaggacaatttacaatcatcagttaatctaccaaccagaaCATCTTTAGGCTATGAAAGGAAACCAGaagacccggaggaaactcacacactcacaggacagtacgtacaaactgcttacagagaaTGTCAAAaatgagctccagcctccgatgccccgaactgtaatagcatcattcTAACTGCTGCGTTACCATGGCACCTCACAGTAGGCAATCTATTTGAAGCAATACACATCAGTACTACGAATGACGGCAAACTTACAAAGGCTTGTGATAAAATCTGAATATTGCGTTACAATATGAGATCATAACAATCTAATAATCATCTAGAGGTCTCTCTTCCTTACTAACACATGTGTttaatgaggggcatagataggataaatcCAAGCGGGCTTtttcactgaggctgggtgagactacaaccagaggttaggGGTCTCTATTGTGCCCTATctttctatctatttatttacagatacagggCAGAATGGGTTCTTCTGGCTCTATGAGCTGCACCACCTGG
The sequence above is drawn from the Mobula hypostoma chromosome 2, sMobHyp1.1, whole genome shotgun sequence genome and encodes:
- the LOC134358093 gene encoding four and a half LIM domains protein 2-like; translation: MGDDFDCHSCKDSLLGKKYILRESNQYCTKCYDNLYSNTCEDCKKLIGSDCKDLSYKDLHWHEQCFKCAKCGHSLAEKPFSTKEDSLLCMECYSDEYSSKCFTCKKTIMPGSRKVEYKGNIWHEACFVCERCRQSIGTRTFITKENNSYCVSCYEKQFAHSCSSCKKPIMTGGVSYHDRPWHRKCLLCTGCKMQLAGNRFTSRDDFPYCLDCFTKLYTKKCVACSQAIAGLGTSKYISFENCQCHNNCSKCKNCASSLVCSGFLSKHGEVVCPACGRDI